Proteins found in one Aneurinibacillus uraniidurans genomic segment:
- the trpD gene encoding anthranilate phosphoribosyltransferase produces the protein MFSHVLEQVMRGESLSSIEAQVAMENIMSGVVPSAQIAAFLTAMRIKGEMVDEIIGFARAMRGKAISFPDMGKGLVDTCGTGGDGGISFNISTAAALVAAAGGARVAKHGNRAVSSKSGSADVLEALGVTITGTPEAAAECLKETDVCFLFAPNYHKAMKYAAGVRRELGIRTVFNLLGPLTNPAGADRQLMGVYDRQMGKSAARALCELGIQHALVVTGADGLDEISISGPTHVVEVCNGEIFSRTIHPEEFGLSVYPIQAVAGGSAEVNAEIIRRVLAGEPGAYRDIVVLNAGAALYVSSRAGSIYEGVALAADLLDSGLVQQKLEQIIEVTGGVSHAS, from the coding sequence ATGTTTAGTCACGTACTGGAGCAGGTAATGAGAGGAGAATCACTTTCGAGCATCGAAGCGCAGGTCGCGATGGAGAACATCATGAGCGGTGTTGTACCGTCAGCGCAAATCGCCGCTTTTTTGACCGCGATGCGGATAAAAGGGGAGATGGTGGATGAAATCATTGGCTTTGCACGGGCGATGCGCGGCAAGGCAATTTCCTTCCCGGATATGGGCAAAGGGCTAGTCGATACGTGTGGAACCGGGGGAGATGGGGGGATTTCCTTTAACATTTCTACAGCGGCGGCTCTTGTGGCAGCAGCAGGCGGCGCACGTGTTGCTAAGCATGGTAACCGGGCGGTCTCAAGCAAAAGTGGAAGTGCCGATGTGCTTGAAGCGCTCGGTGTTACCATTACCGGGACGCCGGAAGCGGCAGCAGAATGCTTAAAGGAAACAGATGTCTGCTTTTTATTTGCGCCGAATTATCATAAGGCGATGAAATATGCGGCCGGTGTGCGGCGTGAGCTGGGCATTCGTACCGTATTCAATCTGCTCGGGCCGCTGACGAATCCAGCTGGCGCTGACCGACAGCTCATGGGTGTATATGATAGACAGATGGGAAAAAGTGCGGCGCGTGCTTTGTGCGAGCTTGGGATTCAACATGCGCTTGTTGTAACCGGGGCGGATGGACTTGATGAGATTAGCATTAGTGGGCCGACTCATGTGGTGGAAGTGTGCAATGGTGAGATTTTCTCACGTACCATTCATCCGGAAGAATTCGGACTCTCTGTTTATCCGATACAGGCGGTTGCAGGTGGCAGTGCTGAAGTAAATGCAGAGATTATTCGCCGCGTACTGGCAGGAGAGCCAGGAGCGTATCGCGATATTGTCGTGCTGAATGCGGGGGCTGCTTTATATGTAAGTAGTCGCGCTGGATCGATCTATGAAGGGGTAGCACTGGCGGCTGATCTGCTTGATTCTGGATTGGTACAGCAGAAGCTTGAACAGATCATTGAAGTAACAGGAGGAGTTAGCCATGCTTCGTAA
- the trpE gene encoding anthranilate synthase component I translates to MYTPAFEEVLCHSSTYNVIPIRYSFLADQATPIQLYETVRKPDSFLLESVEGGTRWARYSFIGLNPFLKCRVRDGALHVDRRGEASTVYPGNPIKELRALIDQFRSPRLADMPPFTGGAVGFLGYDTLQFVEALPKAAHDELALDTMNLLFVDEVIAYDHVRQEVSVIVNLLVPDGAQVEELQAAYADVCSRIEQIVKHLAASSLRLSHMGPIPQEGADLSITSNMTREQFIHRVQRAQEYIASGDIFQVVLSQRFAAPSQADPLLVYRILRLTNPSPYMYYFEADGMSVVGTSPELLVKVTGDKVETRPIAGTRPRGKTEAEDAALTADMLADQKELAEHLMLLDLGRNDVGRVAKYGSVQVTQQMEVEYYSRVMHIVSHVCGELAADKEPFDALLSCFPAGTVSGSPKLRAMEIIAELEGEARGFYAGAVGYFSFCGNLDSCITIRTIVCKDGMAYVQAGAGIVADSVPESEYEETRNKAQAMFHALALAEKMIHAEELRSHV, encoded by the coding sequence ATGTACACTCCAGCTTTTGAAGAGGTGCTGTGCCATAGCAGTACGTACAATGTCATTCCCATTCGGTATTCATTTCTCGCTGATCAGGCGACTCCCATTCAATTATATGAAACTGTGCGTAAGCCGGATTCGTTTTTGCTAGAAAGTGTAGAGGGCGGTACGCGCTGGGCGCGCTATTCGTTTATTGGCTTAAATCCGTTTTTAAAATGCCGTGTGCGGGACGGTGCGCTGCATGTGGATCGTCGAGGTGAAGCTAGCACAGTATACCCAGGCAATCCGATTAAGGAGCTGCGTGCTCTTATCGATCAGTTCCGCAGCCCACGTCTTGCTGATATGCCTCCTTTTACCGGGGGCGCGGTTGGATTTCTTGGATATGATACGCTCCAATTTGTGGAGGCACTGCCGAAAGCAGCCCATGACGAGTTAGCGCTTGATACGATGAATTTGCTGTTCGTTGATGAAGTCATCGCGTACGATCATGTGCGCCAGGAAGTAAGTGTGATTGTGAATTTGCTTGTGCCAGATGGCGCACAGGTGGAAGAACTTCAAGCGGCATATGCGGATGTATGCAGCCGCATTGAGCAGATTGTGAAGCATCTGGCCGCTTCTTCCCTCAGGCTTTCTCACATGGGTCCGATTCCACAAGAAGGGGCAGACCTTTCGATTACGAGTAACATGACGAGAGAGCAGTTTATTCATCGGGTGCAGCGTGCGCAGGAATACATCGCATCAGGGGATATTTTTCAAGTTGTGTTATCTCAGCGCTTTGCAGCACCGTCACAGGCCGATCCGTTGCTTGTCTACCGAATTCTTCGCCTGACGAATCCGTCGCCGTATATGTACTATTTTGAAGCAGACGGGATGTCGGTTGTCGGTACATCACCGGAGCTGCTTGTAAAAGTGACGGGGGATAAAGTCGAAACGCGTCCGATTGCCGGGACGCGGCCGCGCGGTAAAACTGAAGCAGAAGATGCGGCGCTTACGGCTGACATGCTAGCTGATCAGAAGGAGCTTGCGGAGCATCTGATGCTGCTTGATCTTGGGCGCAATGATGTTGGGCGTGTGGCGAAATATGGCAGCGTGCAAGTGACACAACAGATGGAAGTGGAGTATTATTCGCGCGTGATGCACATCGTATCGCACGTATGCGGGGAGTTAGCAGCCGACAAAGAGCCATTCGATGCCCTCTTATCCTGCTTCCCAGCAGGGACGGTATCGGGTTCGCCGAAGCTGCGGGCGATGGAAATTATTGCAGAGCTGGAAGGGGAGGCACGCGGTTTTTATGCGGGTGCAGTCGGGTATTTTAGCTTCTGTGGCAATTTAGATTCGTGCATTACGATTCGCACGATTGTATGTAAGGACGGGATGGCGTACGTGCAGGCTGGAGCCGGGATTGTCGCAGATTCCGTACCAGAGAGTGAATATGAAGAGACGAGAAACAAGGCGCAGGCGATGTTTCATGCGTTAGCGCTAGCGGAGAAGATGATACATGCAGAGGAGCTGAGAAGCCATGTTTAG
- the aroH gene encoding chorismate mutase codes for MAVRGIRGAITVDANEASSILAATDQLMRELIAVNELHADDVASVIITVTHDLDAAFPARAIRAIEGWDLVPLLCSNEIPVPGSLAKCVRVMMLVNTEKSIHEIRHVFLGGAAALRPDLRAEAK; via the coding sequence ATGGCAGTACGTGGAATACGCGGAGCGATTACCGTCGATGCCAATGAAGCAAGCAGTATCTTGGCTGCGACGGACCAGCTAATGCGCGAGTTGATTGCGGTCAACGAATTGCATGCAGATGACGTGGCTAGTGTGATCATCACCGTCACGCATGATCTAGATGCAGCATTTCCGGCACGGGCGATCCGGGCAATTGAAGGATGGGACCTTGTGCCGCTTCTTTGCTCGAATGAGATTCCCGTTCCGGGAAGTCTTGCTAAGTGCGTTCGTGTGATGATGTTAGTAAACACGGAAAAGTCTATTCATGAAATTCGTCATGTGTTTCTTGGTGGAGCGGCGGCTCTTCGGCCAGATTTGCGTGCTGAAGCGAAATAG
- the aroB gene encoding 3-dehydroquinate synthase — protein MKCLTVELGERSYPIWIGPGVRQKLADLLQQAGITPGRTLFIVTDQHIAPLYLEDTVQLLEKGGYAVHQFIVPAGEEAKSLAIYEQIMTEALTAGLDRKSAFLALGGGVVGDLTGFVAATYMRGVAFVQIPTTLLAHDSSVGGKVAVNHPLGKNIIGAFHQPKLVAYDTNALTTLPPREVASGFAEVIKHGLIWDESFVTWLEENADGLQAFDHELLQEALLRACSVKVAVVSQDEREQGLRAILNLGHTFGHAFEALTGYKGINHGEAVAIGMVAAARLAERLGLAENVSERTIRVLRQYRLPVALPVPLDVDEMLDVMRRDKKGEGGKLVFVLPTAIGKVDIYKNIEEEQVRAVLAELYEGGEA, from the coding sequence ATGAAGTGTCTGACGGTAGAACTTGGAGAGCGTTCATATCCGATCTGGATCGGACCGGGAGTGCGGCAGAAGCTTGCGGATTTGTTGCAACAAGCAGGCATCACACCGGGGCGCACGCTATTTATCGTAACGGATCAACATATCGCGCCGTTGTATTTAGAAGATACCGTGCAGCTGCTAGAGAAGGGCGGCTATGCCGTCCATCAGTTTATTGTTCCAGCAGGAGAAGAAGCAAAAAGCCTGGCGATATATGAGCAGATTATGACAGAAGCGCTCACAGCCGGATTAGACCGTAAATCCGCCTTCCTAGCACTTGGAGGCGGAGTTGTTGGTGATCTTACGGGCTTTGTTGCGGCAACGTATATGCGCGGTGTCGCGTTTGTGCAAATCCCAACTACGCTGCTCGCTCATGATAGCAGCGTCGGGGGCAAAGTGGCGGTGAATCATCCGCTTGGTAAAAATATTATCGGTGCGTTCCATCAGCCGAAGCTCGTTGCGTATGATACAAATGCGCTGACGACTCTTCCACCGCGTGAAGTAGCGTCCGGTTTCGCAGAAGTGATCAAGCATGGACTGATCTGGGATGAATCATTTGTGACATGGCTCGAGGAAAATGCGGATGGCTTACAAGCGTTCGATCATGAGCTGCTGCAGGAAGCATTGCTGCGTGCCTGCAGTGTGAAGGTCGCTGTTGTATCGCAGGATGAGCGTGAACAGGGGCTGCGTGCCATTTTAAATCTTGGTCATACGTTTGGTCACGCATTTGAAGCGCTGACCGGGTATAAGGGGATTAATCATGGCGAAGCGGTTGCGATTGGCATGGTGGCAGCTGCCCGCCTCGCCGAACGCCTGGGACTTGCGGAGAACGTAAGCGAGCGGACGATACGTGTACTGCGGCAGTATCGCCTTCCGGTTGCACTCCCGGTGCCGCTTGATGTAGACGAGATGCTTGATGTCATGCGTCGTGACAAGAAGGGTGAGGGTGGCAAGCTTGTGTTTGTGCTGCCAACTGCGATTGGGAAAGTTGATATTTATAAAAACATAGAGGAAGAGCAAGTACGTGCTGTGCTTGCCGAATTGTATGAAGGAGGGGAAGCGTAA
- the aroC gene encoding chorismate synthase, whose translation MRYLTSGESHGPQLTAIIEGVPANVPLSIEKINEQLLRRMKGHGRGRRMQIEKDEVQIVAGVRHGKTTGAPICLVVENKDWTHWEKIMSPSPVDPDEYEEKRRVARPRPGHADLNGALKYNQRDMRNILERSSARETAIRVAVGAVARQLLEQFDITIGGHVLRIGEVEAKPVQVSIDELIRITEESPVRCLDEEAGQRMMDLIDKAKADGDSLGGIVEVIADGLPIGLGSHVQWDRKLDGRLAQAMMSIQAFKGVEIGIGFEAAARPGSQVHDEIVLDEQKGYARSTNRAGGLEGGMTNGMPVVVRGVMKPIPTLYKPLKSVDIDTKETFEATIERSDSCAVPAASVVAEAVVSFTLADALCEKFGSDSLEEMKANYTAYLSHIKEF comes from the coding sequence ATGCGTTATTTGACATCAGGGGAATCACACGGTCCTCAATTGACGGCCATCATCGAAGGTGTTCCTGCAAACGTTCCCCTTTCGATTGAAAAAATTAACGAGCAACTGTTGCGCCGTATGAAGGGACACGGACGCGGTCGCCGTATGCAGATTGAAAAAGATGAAGTGCAGATTGTAGCAGGTGTACGTCATGGAAAAACAACAGGCGCACCAATCTGTCTCGTTGTCGAGAATAAAGATTGGACACATTGGGAAAAAATTATGAGCCCATCTCCGGTTGATCCAGATGAGTACGAAGAAAAACGCCGTGTAGCGCGTCCACGTCCGGGACATGCTGACTTAAACGGTGCGCTGAAATACAACCAGCGGGACATGCGCAATATTTTAGAGCGTTCCAGTGCGCGGGAAACAGCGATTCGCGTCGCGGTCGGTGCTGTAGCTCGTCAATTGTTAGAACAGTTTGATATTACAATCGGCGGTCATGTATTGCGAATTGGCGAAGTGGAAGCGAAGCCGGTACAGGTAAGCATAGATGAATTAATCCGAATTACCGAGGAGTCTCCGGTACGCTGTCTGGATGAAGAAGCGGGTCAACGTATGATGGACCTAATTGATAAGGCTAAAGCAGACGGTGATTCACTCGGCGGCATCGTGGAAGTAATCGCAGATGGACTGCCGATTGGGCTTGGTTCGCATGTGCAGTGGGATCGCAAGCTTGATGGACGTCTTGCCCAGGCGATGATGAGCATTCAGGCATTTAAAGGAGTAGAGATCGGTATTGGATTCGAAGCAGCAGCTCGTCCAGGCTCGCAAGTACACGATGAGATTGTTCTTGATGAGCAAAAAGGATATGCACGCAGCACGAACCGTGCGGGTGGCCTTGAAGGCGGTATGACAAATGGAATGCCAGTTGTTGTGCGCGGCGTAATGAAGCCGATTCCGACGCTGTACAAACCACTAAAAAGCGTAGATATTGATACAAAAGAAACATTCGAAGCGACAATTGAACGCTCTGATAGCTGTGCCGTACCGGCGGCAAGCGTAGTGGCAGAGGCTGTCGTTAGCTTTACACTTGCGGATGCATTGTGCGAGAAGTTCGGTTCTGATTCGCTAGAAGAGATGAAAGCGAATTATACTGCTTACTTGTCGCACATCAAGGAGTTTTAA
- a CDS encoding CheR family methyltransferase, translated as MEDRDFIQFIANVKRKTGIDLALYKEAQMKRRLTSLRVKRGYNSFDAFFEGMMKNQELFDEFLDRMTINVSEFFRNPSRWQVLESKIIPRLQKEKGKIKCWSAACSTGEEPYSLAMLLSKFMPLHEIDIQATDLDEGAIAKAKRGVYTDRSLQDAPKDLVAKYFRKDGVMYEMSDDIKRLIKFKRHNMLADSFDHNFDLIICRNVMIYFTEEAKNELYHKFAAALRPGGVLFVGSTEQIFQPQQYGFEPEDTFFYRKM; from the coding sequence ATGGAAGATCGTGATTTTATACAATTTATCGCCAATGTCAAACGGAAAACCGGAATTGACTTAGCGCTTTATAAAGAGGCACAAATGAAGCGTCGCCTCACCTCACTGCGCGTAAAGCGCGGCTATAATAGCTTTGATGCGTTTTTTGAAGGCATGATGAAAAATCAGGAGTTGTTTGATGAATTTCTTGATCGCATGACGATTAACGTGTCCGAGTTTTTCCGCAATCCGAGCCGCTGGCAAGTGCTTGAATCAAAAATCATTCCGCGGCTACAAAAAGAAAAAGGAAAAATCAAGTGTTGGAGTGCTGCCTGCTCCACTGGAGAAGAGCCGTACTCGCTGGCGATGTTGTTATCCAAATTCATGCCGCTGCATGAAATCGATATTCAGGCAACAGACTTGGATGAGGGTGCCATTGCCAAAGCGAAGCGGGGAGTGTATACGGATCGCTCCTTACAGGATGCACCGAAAGATTTGGTGGCTAAATATTTCCGCAAAGATGGCGTCATGTATGAAATGTCAGACGACATCAAGCGACTGATCAAATTCAAGCGCCACAACATGTTGGCAGATTCTTTCGATCATAATTTTGATCTTATCATCTGCCGCAATGTGATGATTTACTTCACAGAGGAAGCGAAAAACGAACTGTATCACAAATTTGCCGCCGCTCTTCGCCCGGGTGGTGTGCTGTTCGTCGGCAGTACGGAGCAGATCTTTCAGCCGCAGCAATATGGCTTCGAGCCGGAAGATACTTTCTTCTACCGCAAAATGTAA
- the ndk gene encoding nucleoside-diphosphate kinase, translating into MAKQRTFIMAKPDAVQRNLIGEIMNRFERKGFHLIGAKLMNVPRELAEEHYAEHKEKPFFGELVDFITSGAVFAMVWEGENVISTARNMMGKTNPAEAAPGTIRGDFGISMGMNIIHGSDAPETAEREIGLWFTQAEQHEYEKTMNKWI; encoded by the coding sequence ATGGCAAAGCAACGTACATTTATTATGGCAAAACCGGATGCGGTTCAACGCAATCTGATCGGCGAAATTATGAATCGATTTGAGCGTAAAGGTTTTCACCTGATTGGTGCAAAACTGATGAACGTGCCACGCGAACTGGCAGAAGAGCATTATGCAGAGCATAAAGAAAAGCCGTTCTTTGGTGAACTCGTTGATTTCATCACATCTGGCGCGGTATTTGCAATGGTATGGGAAGGCGAGAATGTAATCTCGACAGCTCGTAACATGATGGGTAAAACAAATCCAGCGGAAGCAGCACCAGGCACAATCCGTGGTGATTTCGGTATCAGCATGGGCATGAACATCATTCACGGTTCTGATGCACCAGAAACAGCAGAGCGCGAAATCGGCCTCTGGTTCACTCAAGCAGAGCAGCATGAATATGAAAAAACAATGAACAAATGGATCTAG
- the hepT gene encoding heptaprenyl diphosphate synthase component II: MKLADIFFPFRADMNKIERELDRAIDTAEPVLQKTASHLLKAGGKRIRPVFVLLGGKFGTYDIERLKYVAVPLELIHMASLVHDDVIDDAELRRGKPTVKAKWDNKIAMYTGDYIFARALMIAAELTDPRIHRILSRAIVEMSIGEIEQIRDFNNWDQGLRHYLRRIRRKTALLIAVSCQLGAIATGAPDSAVRSLYLYGYNVGMAFQIRDDILDFTGDEKTLGKPAGSDLRQGNITLPALYMHKQSKQADEFRRMAEDPTQIERVIELVRNGEGLAFTQRLAERYLDRALAALDGLPAGRDRDSLSKIARFIGERKF; this comes from the coding sequence ATGAAACTAGCAGATATATTTTTTCCGTTTCGGGCGGATATGAACAAAATCGAACGTGAGCTGGACCGTGCAATTGATACAGCTGAGCCTGTATTGCAAAAGACAGCCAGTCATTTGCTCAAAGCAGGGGGGAAGCGTATCCGCCCTGTCTTTGTACTTCTTGGTGGGAAGTTTGGTACGTATGACATTGAACGGTTAAAATATGTGGCGGTGCCGCTTGAACTCATTCATATGGCGTCTCTTGTGCATGATGATGTCATTGATGACGCAGAATTGCGCCGTGGCAAGCCAACCGTAAAAGCAAAATGGGACAACAAGATTGCAATGTATACCGGGGACTATATTTTTGCCCGGGCGCTTATGATTGCAGCTGAGTTGACTGACCCGCGCATTCACCGCATTTTGTCGCGGGCGATTGTGGAGATGAGCATCGGGGAAATTGAGCAGATTCGGGATTTTAATAATTGGGATCAAGGGTTGCGGCATTATTTGCGCCGCATCCGCCGTAAGACAGCCCTGCTTATTGCAGTGAGCTGCCAGCTTGGAGCGATTGCTACGGGTGCACCAGATTCAGCTGTACGTAGTCTGTATTTATATGGCTATAATGTCGGGATGGCGTTCCAAATTAGAGATGACATTCTCGATTTTACCGGCGATGAGAAAACGCTTGGCAAACCGGCAGGAAGCGACCTGCGGCAGGGAAACATTACACTTCCGGCACTGTATATGCATAAGCAAAGTAAGCAGGCGGATGAGTTCCGTCGTATGGCAGAAGATCCGACTCAGATCGAGCGGGTGATTGAACTTGTCCGCAACGGGGAAGGGCTTGCGTTTACACAGCGTCTGGCCGAGCGTTACCTTGATCGGGCACTGGCTGCGCTTGACGGGCTTCCGGCTGGGCGTGATCGCGACTCGCTGAGCAAGATTGCTCGCTTTATTGGCGAGCGTAAATTTTGA
- a CDS encoding menaquinone biosynthetic enzyme MqnA/MqnD family protein: protein MTGMKISKISFTNIRPIYHFFRLDEFDNQVELIPQVPAQLNKGMAEGTIDAGPVSSFEYGRNYKAYDVLPDLSISSHGPVGSIFLFTKRPLAELSEPHIALTDMSATSVNLLRIILQTFEGIHPMYTTMPSNLDVMMSQADGALLIGDDALLASWNNSRYYMYDLGEMWYRHTGMWMTYAVWAVRREAVQKQSALLSRVHHEFLRSKKQGLAELDEVIRQVKEEFGGTESFWKKYYAGHLSYDFTTEHKKGLEYYYACAANLGLLAEPAKVEVWDPNSAQSAV from the coding sequence ATGACAGGGATGAAAATTAGCAAGATTTCATTTACAAACATTCGCCCGATTTATCATTTCTTTCGGCTCGATGAATTCGACAATCAGGTGGAGCTCATCCCGCAGGTGCCAGCGCAGCTAAATAAAGGCATGGCAGAGGGAACGATTGATGCGGGACCTGTTTCGTCCTTTGAATATGGCCGTAATTATAAAGCGTATGATGTATTGCCCGATTTATCGATTAGTTCACACGGTCCGGTCGGCTCGATCTTTCTGTTCACGAAGCGACCGCTCGCCGAGTTGTCTGAACCGCATATTGCTTTGACCGATATGTCGGCAACGTCGGTGAATTTACTGCGGATTATTTTGCAGACATTTGAAGGCATACATCCGATGTATACGACGATGCCGTCCAATCTGGACGTGATGATGAGTCAAGCAGATGGAGCGCTTCTGATCGGAGATGATGCACTGCTGGCATCGTGGAATAATTCGAGGTATTATATGTATGACTTAGGTGAGATGTGGTATCGCCATACAGGTATGTGGATGACATATGCGGTATGGGCGGTACGCCGGGAAGCAGTCCAAAAGCAATCGGCACTTCTCAGCCGTGTGCATCATGAATTTTTGCGCAGTAAGAAACAAGGACTGGCCGAACTAGACGAAGTAATTCGTCAGGTGAAAGAGGAGTTCGGTGGAACGGAGTCATTTTGGAAGAAGTATTATGCCGGGCATTTGTCTTATGATTTTACGACAGAACATAAAAAAGGTCTGGAATATTACTATGCGTGTGCAGCTAACCTCGGTCTGCTAGCAGAGCCTGCGAAAGTAGAAGTATGGGACCCGAATTCGGCCCAGTCGGCTGTGTAG
- a CDS encoding UbiX family flavin prenyltransferase has product MRKIFVVGITGASGAIYGVRLTQELLRHDYKVHLIVTEAGWQVFHEELGLDTTDRARVIAEQFPTEVGELHYHTLRDFTAPVASGSYRSDAMVIVPCSMGTLSGIAHGASGNLLERTADVMLKEGKKLVIVPRETPLNVIQLENMTKLAQAGARIVPAMPGYYHRPQTMDDLVNFMVGKILDTLDVPHDLFRRWGE; this is encoded by the coding sequence ATGAGGAAGATTTTTGTTGTTGGCATTACAGGGGCAAGCGGTGCGATTTACGGTGTCCGGCTGACACAGGAGCTTTTGCGTCATGATTATAAAGTGCATCTCATCGTGACAGAAGCCGGCTGGCAAGTGTTTCATGAGGAACTTGGCCTGGATACGACAGACCGGGCACGTGTGATTGCGGAGCAGTTTCCAACAGAAGTGGGCGAACTGCATTATCATACATTACGGGATTTTACTGCACCGGTGGCAAGTGGTTCATACCGAAGCGATGCGATGGTCATTGTGCCGTGTTCGATGGGCACGCTGTCTGGCATTGCACACGGTGCATCAGGAAACTTGCTGGAGCGTACAGCTGACGTTATGCTTAAAGAAGGCAAAAAGCTTGTCATTGTGCCGCGTGAAACACCGCTTAATGTGATTCAGCTTGAGAACATGACGAAGCTAGCGCAAGCAGGAGCACGCATCGTACCGGCGATGCCGGGATATTATCACAGGCCTCAGACAATGGATGATCTCGTCAACTTCATGGTTGGCAAAATCTTGGACACATTAGACGTGCCGCATGACTTATTTCGCCGCTGGGGAGAGTGA
- a CDS encoding UbiA-like polyprenyltransferase — protein sequence MIKFEHTLFALPFAFMGAVLGSFVVNGMWPTWAQIFWVIMAMVGARSAAMALNRLIDYKFDGENPRTAMRAIPAGLLQKKEVVLFVIASFVLLFVAASQLNMLAVKLLPIAVFFLVFYSYTKRFTWLCHIVLGIAIGLAPLGGWVATTGRVDWMGILLFVSVALWTAGFDVIYACQDAEFDRERGLYSIPSYFGIASALKLARLFHILTMIGFVALYFITGLHVWFALGLVIAALILIYEHRLVSPHDLSKLNTAFFTMNGVLSVVVFAFTMLDLVMR from the coding sequence ATGATCAAGTTTGAACATACGCTGTTTGCGCTTCCGTTCGCGTTCATGGGAGCGGTGCTCGGAAGCTTTGTTGTGAACGGAATGTGGCCGACATGGGCGCAGATTTTTTGGGTGATTATGGCGATGGTTGGTGCGCGGAGCGCAGCGATGGCACTGAACCGTTTAATTGATTACAAGTTTGACGGCGAGAACCCGCGTACTGCCATGCGTGCAATTCCGGCAGGATTGTTACAGAAAAAAGAAGTGGTTCTCTTTGTTATTGCATCGTTTGTGCTGCTGTTTGTAGCGGCTTCCCAGCTGAACATGCTGGCGGTAAAATTGCTGCCGATTGCGGTCTTTTTCCTTGTGTTTTATTCGTATACCAAACGATTTACATGGCTATGTCATATCGTATTGGGCATTGCGATCGGACTTGCGCCGCTGGGCGGTTGGGTTGCGACAACAGGTCGGGTGGATTGGATGGGGATTCTCCTATTTGTATCCGTTGCATTGTGGACAGCCGGCTTTGATGTGATTTATGCATGTCAAGATGCAGAGTTTGACCGTGAACGTGGACTGTATTCCATTCCGAGTTACTTCGGAATTGCCAGTGCCCTCAAGTTAGCACGTCTATTTCATATTCTTACGATGATTGGTTTTGTAGCCCTTTATTTTATCACCGGGCTGCATGTATGGTTTGCACTCGGACTTGTGATTGCTGCACTTATTCTTATTTATGAGCATCGTCTTGTTTCTCCGCATGACCTATCAAAATTGAACACAGCGTTCTTTACGATGAATGGGGTGCTAAGCGTAGTTGTGTTTGCGTTTACGATGCTTGATTTGGTGATGAGATGA
- a CDS encoding demethylmenaquinone methyltransferase, with amino-acid sequence MQENLQGDKKAEYVHSVFESIAKEYDRMNSVISFGRHVAWREYTNKRMGVSKGEKAIDLCCGTCDWTISLAEAVGPTGEVVGLDFSQNMLDVGAQKIKTKQLDQITLVNGDAMNIPYPDNTFDYATIGFALRNVPDYKQVIREMMRVVKPGGQVVSLEVSKPPFAPYRKLFYFYFYNILPLIARMTVNKYEEYNWLPNSLTNFPDSRKLADAFREVGLVNVETKLFVGGVSALHIGHKKQVSES; translated from the coding sequence ATGCAAGAGAACTTACAGGGGGACAAAAAGGCGGAGTATGTTCATTCCGTATTTGAATCAATTGCGAAAGAATACGATCGGATGAATTCCGTAATCAGTTTTGGACGGCACGTTGCCTGGCGTGAGTATACAAACAAGCGCATGGGTGTATCAAAGGGAGAAAAGGCCATCGATTTGTGCTGTGGTACATGCGATTGGACGATTAGTCTGGCGGAAGCGGTCGGACCGACAGGAGAAGTAGTGGGGCTTGATTTTAGCCAGAACATGCTTGATGTTGGTGCGCAAAAAATAAAAACCAAACAGTTAGACCAGATCACGCTTGTCAATGGAGATGCGATGAACATTCCATATCCAGACAATACGTTTGATTATGCCACCATCGGCTTTGCCCTGCGCAATGTGCCGGATTACAAGCAAGTTATCCGTGAAATGATGCGGGTTGTGAAACCGGGTGGACAAGTTGTCTCGCTTGAGGTTAGTAAACCACCATTTGCTCCATATCGGAAGCTGTTTTATTTTTATTTTTATAATATTCTCCCGCTTATTGCCCGCATGACAGTAAATAAGTATGAAGAATATAATTGGCTGCCGAATTCGCTGACGAATTTTCCTGACAGTCGTAAGCTTGCTGATGCATTCCGTGAAGTTGGGCTTGTGAATGTAGAGACGAAGCTGTTCGTGGGTGGCGTATCGGCACTTCATATTGGGCATAAGAAGCAGGTGAGTGAATCGTGA